Proteins from one Pseudoliparis swirei isolate HS2019 ecotype Mariana Trench chromosome 22, NWPU_hadal_v1, whole genome shotgun sequence genomic window:
- the bnipl gene encoding bcl-2/adenovirus E1B 19 kDa-interacting protein 2-like protein isoform X2 gives MSSPRAHTHGSPVGASVPPNIQDMELREEWQDDGFPRPLPEDCGSPEESGDEQPAPPTSLALSAAIEGGAKKRLVAPSLSLTLSRRDSHDGFSAAALSETPSLDINLEALETPSGSETGTLPDGVHELEWYDDLPRMAGAGSGPVPRSPLEQNEGLMDLDQVDTRGRRWRRFSFSGHEYHVNMSVLEPYLQVLSHGGYYGDEMNAVVLFTACYLPPNTVENYEYVMDHLFRYIVGTLDLMVSENYLLVCLCAVAPRNKLPSMKWLHQCYASIDRRLKKDLKGLLVVHPAWSIRALLTVIKPFIRFDKKLNR, from the exons atgagCTCCCCCAGAGCCCACACACACGG GTCTCCTGTCGGGGCCTCGGTTCCCCcaaacatccaggacatggaGCTGAGGGAGGAGTGGCAGGACGACGGCTTCCCCCG GCCCCTCCCAGAGGACTGTGGGAGTCCCGAGGAATCCGGAGACGAGCAGCCAG CTCCGCCCACCAGCCTCGCCCTATCGGCGGCCATTGAGGGCGGGGCTAAGAAGCGCCTGGTGGCCCCGTCCCTCAGCCTCACTCTGAGCCGCAGAGACTCTCACGACGGCTTCTCGGCCGCCGCGCTGTCGGAGACGCCGTCGCTGGACATCAACCTGGAGGCCCTGGAGACGCCGTCGGGCAGCGAGACCGGCACGCTGCCCGACGGCGTGCACGAGCTGGAGTGGTACG ACGACCTCCCCCGGATGGCGGGGGCCGGTTCTGGGCCCGTGCCCCGGAGCCCGTTGGAGCAGAATGAGGGCCTGatggacctggaccaggtggACACCAGGGGGCGCCGCTGGAGGAGGTTCTCCTTCTCTGGACACGAGTACCACGTCAACATGAGCGTCCTGGAGCCGTACCTGCAGGTCCTGTCCcacggag GTTACTATGGAGACGAGATGAACGCTGTGGTCCTGTTCACCGCCTGCTACCTGCCGCCCAACACGGTGGAGAACTACGAGTACGTCATGGACCACCTGTTCAG gtacaTCGTGGGGACCCTGGACCTGATGGTCTCAGAGAACTACCTGCTGGTCTGCCTCTGTGCCGTGGCCCCCAGGAACAAGCTGCCCTCCATGAAGTGGCTCCACCAGTGCTACGCCTCCATCGACAGGAG gCTGAAGAAGGACCTGAAGGGG
- the bnipl gene encoding bcl-2/adenovirus E1B 19 kDa-interacting protein 2-like protein isoform X3, producing the protein MSSPRAHTHGSPVGASVPPNIQDMELREEWQDDGFPRPLPEDCGSPEESGDEQPAPPTSLALSAAIEGGAKKRLVAPSLSLTLSRRDSHDGFSAAALSETPSLDINLEALETPSGSETGTLPDGVHELEWYDDLPRMAGAGSGPVPRSPLEQNEGLMDLDQVDTRGRRWRRFSFSGHEYHVNMSVLEPYLQVLSHGGYYGDEMNAVVLFTACYLPPNTVENYEYVMDHLFRYIVGTLDLMVSENYLLVCLCAVAPRNKLPSMKWLHQCYASIDRRFDKKLNR; encoded by the exons atgagCTCCCCCAGAGCCCACACACACGG GTCTCCTGTCGGGGCCTCGGTTCCCCcaaacatccaggacatggaGCTGAGGGAGGAGTGGCAGGACGACGGCTTCCCCCG GCCCCTCCCAGAGGACTGTGGGAGTCCCGAGGAATCCGGAGACGAGCAGCCAG CTCCGCCCACCAGCCTCGCCCTATCGGCGGCCATTGAGGGCGGGGCTAAGAAGCGCCTGGTGGCCCCGTCCCTCAGCCTCACTCTGAGCCGCAGAGACTCTCACGACGGCTTCTCGGCCGCCGCGCTGTCGGAGACGCCGTCGCTGGACATCAACCTGGAGGCCCTGGAGACGCCGTCGGGCAGCGAGACCGGCACGCTGCCCGACGGCGTGCACGAGCTGGAGTGGTACG ACGACCTCCCCCGGATGGCGGGGGCCGGTTCTGGGCCCGTGCCCCGGAGCCCGTTGGAGCAGAATGAGGGCCTGatggacctggaccaggtggACACCAGGGGGCGCCGCTGGAGGAGGTTCTCCTTCTCTGGACACGAGTACCACGTCAACATGAGCGTCCTGGAGCCGTACCTGCAGGTCCTGTCCcacggag GTTACTATGGAGACGAGATGAACGCTGTGGTCCTGTTCACCGCCTGCTACCTGCCGCCCAACACGGTGGAGAACTACGAGTACGTCATGGACCACCTGTTCAG gtacaTCGTGGGGACCCTGGACCTGATGGTCTCAGAGAACTACCTGCTGGTCTGCCTCTGTGCCGTGGCCCCCAGGAACAAGCTGCCCTCCATGAAGTGGCTCCACCAGTGCTACGCCTCCATCGACAGGAG